The nucleotide window TAACCAAGCTAAGAGAACTCGATTTGACTTTGGTAGACATGTCACTCGTTGTACCCAGTTCCTTGATGAATCTGTCTTCTTCTTTGTCATTTCTTTCCCTTAAAGATTGTAGACTGCAAGGAAAATTCCCATCCTCAATGGGAAACCTTAAGCACCTCCAGTATTTGGATCTTGCATTTAACCATTTTACTGGTTCAATTCCATATGATTTTGGGCAATTCACTAAGCTGGTTTCACTTTCTCTCTGGGGAAACGACTATCTAAGTGTAGCACCAGATTCTTTTGACAAGATTGTTCAAAACCTAACAAAGCTAAGAGATCTCAATTTGGGTTCTGTAAATATGTCTTTGGTTGTACCTAATTCCTTGACGAATCTGTCCTCTACTTTGTCATCTCTTTCCCTTTCGGGCTGTGGATTGCAAGGGAAAATCCCAGGTAATATCTTTCTCCTACCAAACCTTGAATCACTCTATTTGTCATACAACGAAGGCCTCACAGGCTCTTTTCCTTCCTCCAATGTGAGTAATGTCCTCCGGGTGTTGGTCCTTTCTGATACAAGAATTTCAATTTATCTAGAAAATGACGCCATCAGTAATTTAAAGTCGTTAAAGTATATGATACTTAGTAATTGTAGCATTGTGGGGTCAAAACTAGCTCAGTTAGGTAATCTTACACGGCTCTTTCAATTAGACCTCTCAAACAACAATTTTAGTGGTCAGATCCCATCTTCATTTGAAAACCTTGTGCAGCTTGGTTACTTGGATCTCAGTTCCAATAATTTTACAGGTCAGATTCCATCATCACTTGGAAATCTTGTGCAGCTCAATACCTTGAAACTCAATTCCAATAACTTGATGGGTCAGATTTCAGATTCTTTCGCTAACCTAACCCTACTCGTATATTTAGATTTATCAAACAATCAACTCCAAGGCCCGATCCATTTTCAACTAAGTACCATTCTACATCTAGACcgattatttttatatggtaaCTCACTCAATGGGACGATACCATCCTTTTTATTTGCTCTCCCTTTATTAGATTTGGACCTTCATAATAATCAATTCATAGGCAATATAAGTGAATTCCAACACAATTCATTACAATTCCTTGATTTGAGCAATAACTCATTGCATGGTCCCATCCCAAGTTCAATTTTCAAACTTGAGAACTTGGGACTTCTTCTTGCATCCAACAATAAATTGACATGGGAGGTTCCTTCTTCAATTTGCAAGTTAAAATTCCTTCTAGTCCTGGACCTTTCCAACAATAACTTGAGTGGTTCTGCACCACAATGTTTGGGAAACTTCAGCAACAGACTCTCAGTTTTGCATCTAGGCATGAACAATCTCCGAGGCACTATTCCATCAACATTTTCAGAGGGAAGTAACTTGCAATATCTCAACCTCAATGGCAATGAATTAGAAGGGAAAATACCATTGTCTATCGTCAACTGCACAATGCTGGAGTTTCTTAATCTTGGTAACAATAAGATTGAGGATACATTCCCCTATTTCCTAGAAATGCTTCCAGAGCTAAAGATTCTTGTTCTAAAATCCAATAAACTCCAAGGTTT belongs to Populus nigra chromosome 18, ddPopNigr1.1, whole genome shotgun sequence and includes:
- the LOC133678440 gene encoding receptor-like protein Cf-9 encodes the protein MKFSLSLTQFLCSILFLFHFHTTISSSFSSNYSSSNHLCAPHQSLSLLQFNQSFSINSSASWEGCQYPKTESWKDGTDCCLWDGVTCDRKTGQVTGLNLSCSMLYGTLHSNNSLFSLHHLQKLDLSINDFNSSHISSRFGQFSNLKHLNLNNSNFAGQVPLEVSRLSKLISLDLSGNTDLRVGPISFDKLVRNLTKLRELDLTLVDMSLVVPSSLMNLSSSLSFLSLKDCRLQGKFPSSMGNLKHLQYLDLAFNHFTGSIPYDFGQFTKLVSLSLWGNDYLSVAPDSFDKIVQNLTKLRDLNLGSVNMSLVVPNSLTNLSSTLSSLSLSGCGLQGKIPGNIFLLPNLESLYLSYNEGLTGSFPSSNVSNVLRVLVLSDTRISIYLENDAISNLKSLKYMILSNCSIVGSKLAQLGNLTRLFQLDLSNNNFSGQIPSSFENLVQLGYLDLSSNNFTGQIPSSLGNLVQLNTLKLNSNNLMGQISDSFANLTLLVYLDLSNNQLQGPIHFQLSTILHLDRLFLYGNSLNGTIPSFLFALPLLDLDLHNNQFIGNISEFQHNSLQFLDLSNNSLHGPIPSSIFKLENLGLLLASNNKLTWEVPSSICKLKFLLVLDLSNNNLSGSAPQCLGNFSNRLSVLHLGMNNLRGTIPSTFSEGSNLQYLNLNGNELEGKIPLSIVNCTMLEFLNLGNNKIEDTFPYFLEMLPELKILVLKSNKLQGFMKGPTTFNSFSKLQILDISENNLTGPLPEEFFNGLEGMMNVDQDMIYMTAKNSSGYTYSIKMTWKGLEIEFVKIQSILRVLDLSKNSFTGEIPKPIGKLKGLQQLNLSHNFLTGHIQSSLGFLTNLQSLDMSSNMLTGRIPMQLTDLTFLQVLNLSQNKLEGPIPVGKQFNTFDPSSFQGNLGLCGFPMPTKCNNGVVPPLPPSNFNEGDDSTLFEDGFGWKAVAMGYGCGFVFGVTMGYIVFRTRRPAWFHRMVERQWNLKAGRTKKNARIHGARRN